The sequence gaatttcatttttaagtgGTAAGTTGAGACGACTGCCCTGAAAGAATTGAGACCTGGTCTCCCTAGAATAACATTGTAAGTAAAAGGTGTATCAACAACAAGGAATTTTACCATCAATACTTTTCTTTTCGGTTCTTCCCCGATAAACGCCGGAAGGTCTACTGTACCAAGCGATTCGACTTCCGCTCCTCCAAAGCTGACCAGAGCATTTTCACAGGTTTTAATCTTACACTATCCAAATCCATCTTCTTCAGTACCTCTCTGAAAATGATGTCTGCCGAACTCCCGTTGTCAACTAATACTTTATGGACCGTGAAATTTGCTATGTCCATCTTGATTACCATTTGATCATTATCTGCGCCTGCTCTTTCTCCCGCATCGCAGTCTCCGAACATGATTTCTTGTTCAGTAGTTATCCTCATTAGCTGTGTTCGTTTGTTTGATCTATGCTCTCTTTCGAACCTTTTCCTCATCCTGTTGGAGCATCCTTCTGACCCTCCTGCTATCGTATGGATGACGTCTTTCACAGGCGCGTTGTCTCCCATACCTTGGTCGTTTCCGCGTTCCGTCTACGTCCTTTTTCTATCTAGGCTTCTCGATCAGCTACGACGAACATCTTTTCTGTCAAGATGTTGCAATTACCTTTAAAGTAACCCTGTCGCACCAGGCACTCGATCTTATCTTTAAACTGATAGCATTCTTCCGTGTCATGCCCCTTCTCCCTATGGAAACGACAATATTTATTCGAGTGTTTCTTCGCTGGTGTGAGCCTTGTGTGCTTGGGCCACTGCAGTATATCATCTTTTTCCACCATCATGAGCGTTGTTGCCCTGGTCATGCTCAATGGCGTGTATTAGGTGTACTTAGGTTGATATGGGGGTTCTCGAGCTCTCTCGACTCTTGCTCGTGGTTCCTTTTCTCTATCCTTTCGATCCCGATCTCGACCTCGATCCATGTTATACCTCCACTCTTCATCCTTCATGACgttcatttcttcttcatctatGTACTTTTGTGCCATCGCCATGAGCTGCTCTACGTCTGTTGGAGGGTCTCGAGCTAAAGCGGATGCGAAGAATCCTTTTTTCAATCCATGAATAAGAATGCTGATCATCATGTCGATACGGAGGTCTTGTACCTCCAACGTCTCGTTGTTGAAGCGCCCCATAAAACTCTTCAATGTTTCATTCTCTCTTTGTCGTATAGTGAAGAGATGTGTGGCAGATCGCTTTTGCTTCCTCTTACTTGCGAAATGGAATGTGAATTTTTGCACAAGTTGCTCGTGCGATTCTATACTCCCCGGATGCAAACTCGTGAACCATTCCTGAGCCTTCCCTGTTAAAGTAGTAGCAAACAATTTAGCTGTAATAGGGCTAGGTTGCCCGTAAAGGTTCATTACCATATCAAAAGCGGCCAGGTGCTCATGTGGGTCTCTGGTTCCATCATACTTCGGGAGATCGGGCATCCTGAAGCTTGGGTTGACCTTCTCCGTAAGTATTTTGTTACAAAAAGGAGAGTTTCGGTTATGGAAAACTATTTCCCCACGCTTCTTGAGTTCATCGATTTGTTTCCCTAGCGTGGCTATTTGTTTGCTCACGTTGTCCACCTCAACCCTCGAAATAGCTAGGCCCCTTTGGTGACTTCGATCCCGACTGCTAGACCCGACTTCTGAGGGGGCATGGTACTTGGGGACTGTTACCTTCTTACTAGTTCCCTCAGACACATGTTCTAGGTCTTTAAATAACCTCTTCTTCGTAGTTTCCCTTTCCACCAGAGTACCAGTCTTCCTCTCGTAGGCGACGATCGCATTTCTGCTAGCTTCTTCAATCATTTATTGTAGTTCGGTCCTCATCATCTGAATCATTGGTTCTCTGGTTTCTATGAGTGTCTCCATGTCGGGCACGTTTTCTTTGGAGTGTCTCTCCATCctttcccacagacggcgccaagtTGATCAGGCAGGAAATAGAGATGGTGATCTATACGATGCGTCCACTTTCTTCTCCCAATCCAATGAAGTACCTGTAGAACAGAAAACGCGTCAAACTAGTCGGGTCGAGGCCCGACTATAAGACTCCGACGCCCAAGTCAGAAAACGGAGGTTGAATAGATAATTTCGAGTAATAGAATTACTGTAGATTTCTTGCTTACCTTAATCAGTGTAAAACTGCTCCTATTTATATAATCTCGACTTTCCATACGCGACCGCCACGTGTCTCAATCCTAGGCCTTTGCGGCCTCTTAATCAGGCGGCTAATAAGGGATCATGCGCCCGGATCGCTTTATTAGCTACATTCCCGCGATCCTGTCCCTTTAACCATGTCACGTAATTTCTCCTTACTCCTTATGGAATTCAAAGGACCGTTTGAGGTGTGAAATGTCGTtaatacccttcattaagggtattccTGTCTTTTAGTATTTTAGCTCTCATCACCCTCGAATTAACGTTATAAATATACAGATATGTTCTCAACAAGATCCAAGTGGCAAATCCACTTTCAAATCCTCAAATCTCAAGTCAAAACTATAACGTTTAATTTGGGATCACAAGCCCTAGGCATTGAATTAACGTtttagaaattcaaattcaaattcaaaggaAATCTACAAGAAGATTTACCCTTTGAATTTATCAAATCTACAAGATATTACTTTGAAGAGAAGAATCagagaattaaataaaaattgtgtcCACTTTTACCTATCCAATGCATATTTctatttgtgataattttctcatgttttgattttctcaCACAATAAAATTTGTGCTCACACCgacattcaaaaaataaagttgtcaATGATGCTAAAGCAATGGAGACAGAGCTGGCACTGGTAATAGCAAGTTTCCTCAAACAATCATCATAACCCTCAAATATAGAGGGTTTCAAGATATGATTTTTGCATGATACATTAGCATTCAAAActttcatagaaatattatcTCAAACCCTCTTCTTGTTGTTGATCAAGGAATAGAGACACAGTAGTTGAATCGGGTGAGAATCCTCGCCTGTGCATTTCATTCAAGAACGCCTTTGCCTCGGCAAACAACTTTCTTTTAAGCAAACCCTGGATACATACGTTATATGTCACACTATTAGGTGAGCAACCActtttttccatttccacAAGCAAACATTTTGCCTCCTCTACATGTCCTTCTTGACATAGCGAACCAATAATGATAGTATATAATTGAACATTAGGTCGCAAACCTTTACAAGGGAGGCTATTGAAAAGATCTCTTGCAATCTCAACTTTTCCATCCTTGCACAATCCATGGATGAGTATACCGTATGTAGTTATGTCGGGATTAACACCTTGTTCTTCCATTATGTGTAGGAAAGAAAATGCTTCATCAATCTGCTTTTTCATGCACAAGCCATTCAACAAGGTATTGTAAGTCACTACATCAGGAATTAGTTGATGAGTGTGCATATCTTTGAAAAGCTTCAATCCATCAGCACATCTACCTGCACAAAATAACAATCCATCAGCACATCTACCTGCACAAAATAATCCTTGTAGCATGGTGTTATAGGTAACTACATTGTAATCTAACCCTTTATGAGGAACTTCGAGGAAAAGGCCCCAAGCTTCCTCTACCTTTCCATTCTTGCAATATCCGTTGATCAAGCTACTATAGCTGATGATAGAAGGCTTCAAACCTTTACCTGGCATGGAGTCAAGTACTTTTCTTGCTTTATCAATTTGCCCAACCAGGCTGTAACCATCTATGAGAGTAGTGTACGTGACATCATTAGGAAAAATGTTTCTTTGCATCATAATTTCAACAACATCCTCAGCCTCTTTGACCAGTCCTTCCTTGCAAAATGCATCTACCAATATACTGAAAGTAACCACATCTAGACATATCTTGTGATCCACCATTTCAGTAATTAAGTTTTTCGCCTCCTTCCATCTACCGAAATTGCACAAACCCCGAAGTATAGAACTATATGTGACAATATCAGGTGAAATGCCCTTGTCAATCATTGTGGCTAGGAGCTGGAGCGCATAATCAACCATGCGATCCTTGCACAAACTGTCAATCACTGTGCTATAAGTTTTAACATTAGGTTTGAAGCTTGTCTTATCAAATAACCGAAGCAAATCATATGCAGTGAGAGTGTGTCCAGCTTTGCATAGCCCATTTATCACAGTAAGAATAGTAACTTCATTAGGTTCACAGAGTTTCAGCGTCATTaactttttgaataatttttctgcCTCGACCACTTTATCACCTAAAAAGAGCCCTTTTATAAGTGTGGTGAAAGTAGTGACATCAGGCTTGTAACCGCACTTGAAGAAACTGCCCAAAACAGCAAATCCAAAGTCTACTCGATTGAGAAGGCAATGGCAATT comes from Sesamum indicum cultivar Zhongzhi No. 13 linkage group LG10, S_indicum_v1.0, whole genome shotgun sequence and encodes:
- the LOC105171963 gene encoding putative pentatricopeptide repeat-containing protein At1g12700, mitochondrial: MRVSTMAVIRRGFAANKRGTVTSPLSFLSSSFHNLSHGNRPSSPKPRIDFSCLHEVDDAVFLFREMLRMRPQPSVVQFTKLLNVVVKMKQYGVALNAFDEMRQSGAPVNEYTLNIVVNCHCLLNRVDFGFAVLGSFFKCGYKPDVTTFTTLIKGLFLGDKVVEAEKLFKKLMTLKLCEPNEVTILTVINGLCKAGHTLTAYDLLRLFDKTSFKPNVKTYSTVIDSLCKDRMVDYALQLLATMIDKGISPDIVTYSSILRGLCNFGRWKEAKNLITEMVDHKICLDVVTFSILVDAFCKEGLVKEAEDVVEIMMQRNIFPNDVTYTTLIDGYSLVGQIDKARKVLDSMPGKGLKPSIISYSSLINGYCKNGKVEEAWGLFLEVPHKGLDYNVVTYNTMLQGLFCAGRCADGLKLFKDMHTHQLIPDVVTYNTLLNGLCMKKQIDEAFSFLHIMEEQGVNPDITTYGILIHGLCKDGKVEIARDLFNSLPCKGLRPNVQLYTIIIGSLCQEGHVEEAKCLLVEMEKSGCSPNSVTYNVCIQGLLKRKLFAEAKAFLNEMHRRGFSPDSTTVSLFLDQQQEEGLR
- the LOC105172080 gene encoding uncharacterized protein LOC105172080; translated protein: MIEEASRNAIVAYERKTGTLVERETTKKRLFKDLEHVSEGTSKKVTVPKYHAPSEVGSSSRDRSHQRGLAISRVEVDNVSKQIATLGKQIDELKKRGEIVFHNRNSPFCNKILTEKVNPSFRMPDLPKYDGTRDPHEHLAAFDMVMNLYGQPSPITAKLFATTLTGKAQEWFTSLHPGSIESHEQLVQKFTFHFASKRKQKRSATHLFTIRQRENETLKSFMGRFNNETLEVQDLRIDMMISILIHGLKKGFFASALARDPPTDVEQLMAMAQKYIDEEEMNVMKDEEWRYNMDRGRDRDRKDREKEPRARVERAREPPYQPKYT